The following are encoded in a window of Primulina eburnea isolate SZY01 chromosome 4, ASM2296580v1, whole genome shotgun sequence genomic DNA:
- the LOC140830765 gene encoding ubiquitin-like-specific protease ESD4 encodes MGAITSYRKRGQDFNKSLLSNSPSYDQSRTHIAKKLRLSDSTSKNIQENDPPASLNSVVSRIASYPDPISRGSTEVHAPVRRSRMRTFLGAMKLGNGGSSKESTAKKIGSFFKAKFSSTRFFNGQNDVFVPREKEKEVIRIKDDEEEDNLIDVSDDSGVEEVDVVDVLNGKWKEHRTPEQSPNYEIKSVEKEPKSLDSSIASDVSKVNAKIDVVEKRDLILLDQEPDASEFPVHKKLYDESKQRDCKLQSLTFLIKVYEMFVPSFSFWRSHKKEEQFKDVASECFIPLTKEEEDHIDRALSNLSRRKVLVSHKNSNIDITGEILRCLSPEAWLNDEVINVYLELLKERESKDPQKFLKCHFFNTFFYKKLISGRGGYNFQSVRRWTTHKKLGYNLLECDKIFVPIHQEIHWCLAVINKKDEKFQYLDSLRGVDSQVLNVLARYYVDEVKEKCGKDLNVSSWEREYVTDLPKQENGFDCGVFMIKYADFFSRDIGLCFNQQHMPYFRRRIAKEILNLRAE; translated from the exons ATGGGGGCTATTACTAGCTATAGAAAGCGAGGCCAGGATTTTAACAAATCACTTTTGTCAAATTCCCCATCATACGATCAATCACGCACTCACATTGCAAAAAAGCTCAGGCTTTCGGATTCTACTAGTAAAAATATCCAGGAAAATGATCCGCCCGCATCACTGAATTCTGTTGTTTCGAGAATTGCTTCGTACCCTGATCCAATATCAAGGGGCTCCACAGAAGTTCATGCGCCAGTTAGGAGGTCAAGAATGCGGACGTTTTTGGGGGCAATGAAACTTGGGAATGGTGGAAGTTCCAAGGAAAGTACTGCTAAAAAAATTGGTAGTTTTTTTAAGGCGAAATTTAGTTCGACAAGGTTCTTTAATGGACAAAATGACGTGTTTGTGCCGAGAGAGAAGGAAAAGGAGGTGATTCGAATTAAGGATGATGAGGAGGAGGACAACCTAATAGATGTATCAGATGATTCCGGCGTTGAGGAGGTGGATGTTGTGGATGTTTTGAACGGCAAGTGGAAGGAGCATAGGACTCCGGAGCAATCACCTAACTATGAGATTAAATCGGTGGAGAAAGAACCGAAGTCTTTGGATTCTTCTATAGCAAGTGATGTAAGCAAAGTGAATGCCAAGATAGATGTTGTGGAGAAAAGGGACTTAATTCTGTTGGACCAAGAACCAGATGCTTCAGAGTTTCCTGTTCATAAAAAGTTATATGATGAATCGAAGCAGAGAGATTGCAAGCTGCAAAGCTTAACTTTTTTAATTAAGGTTTATGAAATGTTTGTTCCAAGTTTTTCTTTTTGGAGGTCTCACAAGAAAGAAGAGCAATTTAAG GACGTGGCCAGTGAATGTTTTATTCCTCTTACCAAGGAGGAAGAGGATCACATCGATCGTGCATTGTCCAATTTATCTAG GAGAAAGGTTTTGGTGAGTCATAAAAATTCTAATATCGATATTACTGGAGAAATATTGCGGTGTTTGAGTCCAGAGGCATGGCTTAATGATGAG GTCATTAACGTCTATCTTGAATTGTTGAAGGAAAGGGAAAGCAAGGACCCACAAAAGTTCTTGAAATGCCATTTTTTTAACACTTTCTTTTACAAGAAG CTGATTAGTGGCAGAGGTGGCTACAATTTTCAATCAGTTCGAAGATGGACTACACACAAAAAGCTAGGATATAACCTTTTAGAATGTGATAAA ATTTTTGTGCCTATCCACCAAGAAATCCATTGGTGTTTAGCAGTTATTAATAAAAAGGATGAAAAGTTTCAGTATCTTGATTCGCTCAGAGGAGTTGATTCTCAAGTTCTGAATGTACTG GCTAGGTACTATGTTGATGAGGTGAAGGAGAAGTGCGGGAAGGACTTAAATGTTAGTTCATGGGAGCGAGAATATGTCACAGATCTTCCAAAGCAGGAAAATGG GTTTGACTGTGGAGTTTTCATGATCAAATATGCCGATTTCTTTAGCAGGGATATAGGACTTTGTTTCAACCAG CAACACATGCCATATTTTAGGCGAAGGATAGCAAAGGAAATTTTGAATCTGAGAGCTGAATGA
- the LOC140830764 gene encoding kinesin-like protein KIN-13A — MRHVGGQVQPSGAAAATALYDNTGPSMSGGDAGDAAVMARWLQSAGLQHLASPIASNAVDHRVLPNLLMQGYGPQSAEEKQRLFKLMRNLNFNGESVSDPYVPSTHSSGAFALSDGYYSPEFRGDFGAGLLDLHSMDDTELLSDHVILEPFEPSPFMPTVTTTFETDHEEIASRQQRVHTDVEAAAESLANEKENNSRENNVAKIKVVVRKRPLNKKEIARKEDDVVTVSDDVYLSVHEPKLKVDLTAYVEKHEFYFDAVLDEYVTNDEVYRNTVEPIIPTIFQRTKATCFAYGQTGSGKTYTMQPLPLRAAEDLVRYLHQPIYRTQRFKLWLSYFEIYGGKLFDLLSDRKKLCMREDGRQQVCIVGLQEFEVLDVQIVKEYIEKGNAARSTGSTGANEESSRSHAILQLAVKKHNEVKESKRNIDGNDARNAKVVGKISFIDLAGSERGADTTDNDRQTRIEGAEINKSLLALKECIRALDNDQIHIPFRGSKLTEVLRDSFVGNSRTVMISCISPNAGSCEHTLNTLRYADRVKSLSKGGNPRKDQASSLPPSVKESSSAPTLSLSAETEDIYEQRQESRAVGTSGRVLEKESLPYNFSTDDEKLPSSFSSKFTLNGHEESGDTAGSLKTERPDVKNTFKGSMSQKAHSVFYSQNSDDIEDKVQKVSPPRQKPYRDERPGHGPRKEGEDSDVPTSSYKQRQYINSSNITSTIAKPNESEQPTHESINEILEEEEALISAHRKEIEDTMEIVREEMKLLAEVDQPGSHVDNYVTQLNFVLSRKAASLVSLQARLARFQHRLKEQEILSRKRVLR, encoded by the exons ATGCGCCACGTCGGCGGCCAGGTGCAGCCGAGCGGTGCGGCTGCGGCCACCGCCTTGTATGACAATACTGGACCTAGTATGTCCGGTGGTGATGCGGGCGACGCCGCTGTAATGGCGCGATGGCTCCAGTCTGCTGGATTGCAGCATCTGGCCTCTCCTATTGCATCCAATGCGGTTGATCATCGCGTGCTGCCGAACCTTTTAATGCAG GGTTATGGACCACAGTCCGCGGAAGAGAAGCAGAGGCTCTTCAAACTGATGAGGAATCTCAATTTTAATGGTGAATCTGTTTCTGATCCTTATGTTCCGAGTACCCATAGTTCAGGTGCATTTGCTTTGTCAGACGGATATTATTCCCCTGAGTTTAGGGGTGATTTCGGAGCTGGGCTTTTGGATCTACATTCTATGGATGATACAGAGCTATTATCTGAT CATGTTATCTTGGAGCCGTTCGAGCCATCACCTTTCATGCCTACTGTTACTACAACTTTTGAAACTGACCATGAAGAGATAGCCAGCAGACAACAAAGAGTGCATACAGATGTAGAAGCTGCTGCAGAATCGTTGGCAAATGAGAAGGAGAACAATTCAAGGGAAAACAATGTGGCCAAGATTAAAGTTGTG GTGCGTAAGAGACCTTTAAATAAGAAGGAAATTGCTCGGAAAGAGGATGATGTTGTCACTGTGTCTGATGATGTTTATTTATCAGTTCATGAACCAAAATTAAAG GTGGACCTGACAGCTTATGTGGAGAAACATGAGTTCTATTTTGATGCGGTTCTGGATGAATATGTAACAAATGATGAG GTATACCGTAACACTGTGGAGCCAATCATACCTACCATTTTTCAACGTACCAAAGCAACATGTTTTGCATATGGTCAGACAG GAAGTGGTAAGACATACACCATGCAGCCGCTACCTCTTAGAGCTGCAGAAGACCTTGTTAGATACCTGCATCAGCCAATTTATCGTACTCAAAGATTCAAGTTGTGGCTTAGctattttgagatatatggtGGAAAACTTTTTGATCTTCTTAGTGATAGGAA GAAACTCTGTATGAGAGAGGATGGAAGACAACAAGTTTGCATTGTTGGATTGCAGGAGTTTGAAGTCCTGGATGTACAGATTGTGAAAGAATACATTGAGAAGGGAAATGCAGCGAGAAGCACAGGTTCTACTGGTGCTAATGAAGAGTCTTCCAGATCTCATGCAATATTGCAACTGGCTGTGAAGAAGCACAATGAGGTGAAGGAATCTAAACGAAATATTGATGGAAATGATGCCAGGAATGCGAAGGTTGTTGGCAAGATTTCTTTCATCGATCTTGCTGGTAGTGAGAGAGGGGCCGACACTACAGATAATGACCGGCAAACTCG GATTGAAGGAGCAGAAATCAACAAGAGTCTTCTGGCCCTTAAGGAGTGTATTCGTGCTCTTGACAATGACCAGATTCACATACCATTCCGTGGTAGCAAACTAACTGAGGTCCTTCGTGACTCCTTTGTCGGAAATTCAAGGACTGTTATGATCTCGTGCATTTCTCCAAATGCTGGTTCGTGCGAGCATACTCTCAATACTTTGAGATATGCTGATAG GGTCAAAAGTCTATCAAAAGGTGGGAATCCCAGGAAGGATCAGGCTAGTTCATTGCCACCTAGTGTCAAAGAATCTTCATCAGCACCAACTTTGTCTCTTTCTGCTGAGACAGAGGATATTTATGAGCAACGTCAAGAATCTAGAGCAGTGGGTACAAGTGGACGGGTTTTAGAGAAGGAAAGTTTACCTTACAATTTTTCTACTGATGATGAGAAACTACCATCTAGTTTTTCTTCCAAATTTACCTTAAATGGCCATGAGGAAAGTGGGGATACTGCTGGTAGTTTGAAAACCGAACGGCCTGATGTTAAAAACACTTTCAAGGGTTCTATGAGTCAAAAGGCCCACTCAGTTTTCTACTCACAGAATTCTGATGATATAGAAGATAAGGTGCAGAAAGTGTCTCCACCACGGCAAAAACCTTACAGGGATGAAAGGCCAGGACATGGACCAAGAAAAGAGGGCGAAGATTCTGATGTGCCAACTAGCAGCTATAAGCAGCGGCAATATATAAACAGTTCTAATATAACCAGCACCATCGCTAAACCGAATGAATCTGAGCAACCTACTCACGAAAGCATCAACGAGATACTCGAG GAGGAAGAGGCCCTCATTTCAGCTCACAGAAAAGAGATTGAAGATACAATGGAGATCGTTCGTGAA GAAATGAAACTATTGGCAGAAGTGGACCAACCAGGAAGCCATGTTGACAATTATGTAACTCAGTTGAATTTTGTGCTCTCACGCAAAGCagctagtcttgtcagccttcaaGCTCGCCTTGCAAGGTTCCAGCATCGATTGAAAGAGCAGGAAATACTTAGTAGAAAGAGAGTGCTGCGGTAA